From one Suricata suricatta isolate VVHF042 chromosome 8, meerkat_22Aug2017_6uvM2_HiC, whole genome shotgun sequence genomic stretch:
- the LOC115298270 gene encoding regulatory solute carrier protein family 1 member 1 isoform X2, whose translation MLFEPAVQKSGNETTSLGMSSLPTSDGLSRPAPSPGRSPEVGNPTSLARSVSAPACPLKPSDPDRIGPEALKALKASAEFQVTSEKREHLPPQDLSDSASSADSAPASRAPATPLLNSPEEAVAAENMEKSAEGSTQGLRSPPHTGQQASLSVTAAGVQEPLGAPGEKGWHPESQSPSEGNGPPQHREPGSERHEVVQQDAPRDRERGHCCDTDDSELPGEGQQNQPTSVDLEAPVKEDGLQENVDLPGTEEDPLPAGRLGRSPSETLMEVDTVEESPGAVLNSVDGQNAGVKSIGAADLTLDNPLMEVETSKCNPSSEILNNSICTQHSPLPDTNVEMSGTNKEDGGCSPPVSLCGSCQPSVGSAEEPCSSLTAALKELHELLVISSKPASENTSREALCQSEMVTEGQPGIKELSERWTQSERVPTTQRDAHLQVSFRQTVSVSVRAAALTDTSNGAGVDDAENIRVRDPGDGLVTDKESVPESRESENESSSAALATAKASKQLQCTVGVEMSPRLLAGEEGGVSLASEQTKSLSSFTLVEDLGQGAQNLVRDRPETGQDVCPEAGGPLLEFGPPTSCPLSSPSILPPLIFPAADIDRILRAGFTLQEALGALHRVGGNADLALLVLLAKNIVVPT comes from the exons ATGCTCTTTGAGCCTGCCGTCC AGAAAAGTGGTAACGAAACTACCTCACTGGGAATGTCATCCTTACCAACGTCAGACGGACTCAGCCGTCCAGCCCCTTCTCCGGGACGGAGCCCCGAGGTCGGTAATCCTACGAGTCTTGCTCGCTCCGTCTCCGCTCCAGCCTGCCCTCTCAAGCCCAGTGACCCTGACCGCATCGGACCTGAAGCTCTAAAAGCTTTGAAGGCTTCCGCTGAATTCCAGGTAACCtctgaaaagagagaacatcTTCCTCCGCAGGATCTTTCTGATAGTGCTTCTTCAGCAGACAGCGCTCCGGCGAGCCGTGCTCCAGCCACGCCTCTGCTGAACTCACCCGAAGAAGCCGTTGCTGCGGAGAATATGGAGAAATCTGCTGAAGGAAGCACCCAGGGCCTCAGATCTCCTCCCCACACAGGACAGCAAGCTAGTTTGTCTGTCACGGCTGCCGGTGTGCAGGAACCACTGGGGGCTCCAGGTGAGAAGGGTTGGCATCCGGAAAGTCAGAGCCCAAGTGAAGGGAACGGCCCTCCACAGCACCGAGAACCAGGGAGTGAGCGGCACGAGGTTGTACAGCAGGATGCTCCGCGTGACCGAGAGCGGGGACACTGCTGTGACACAGACGACTCTGAACTTCCTGGGGAAGGGCAACAGAATCAACCAACAAGTGTTGACTTGGAAGCTCCAGTGAAAGAAGACGGGCTGCAGGAGAATGTGGACCTTCCAGGCACAGAGGAAGATCCTCTCCCTGCAGGACGCTTGGGCCGCTCACCCTCAGAAACACTTATGGAAGTAGATACAGTTGAAGAGTCCCCAGGTGCCGTGCTTAACTCAGTGGATGGTCAGAATGCCGGTGTCAAGAGCATCGGTGCAGCTGATCTCACCTTAGATAATCCCCTGATGGAAGTAGAAACATCAAAATGTAACCCTTCATCTGAAATTTTGAACAATTCGATCTGCACTCAGCATTCACCGCTCCCGGACACTAACGTTGAAATGTCTGGAACAAATAAAGAAGATGGGGGTTGCTCCCCGCCTGTCAGTCTCTGTGGCAGTTGTCAGCCCTCCGTGGGGTCAGCAGAGGAGCCGTGCTCTTCTCTAACAGCAGCCTTGAAGGAACTCCACGAACTCTTGGTTATTAGTAGTAAACCAGCTTCAGAAAATACTTCCAGGGAAGCTCTCTGTCAATCAGAAATGGTAACCGAGGGCCAACCAGGCATTAAGGAACTCTCTGAGAGGTGGACCCAAAGTGAGCGTGTTCCGACCACCCAGCGTGACGCGCACCTGCAGGTCTCCTTTCGTCAGACCGTATCTGTATCGGTGAGGGCAGCAGCGTTAACAGACACTTCAAATGGTGCTGGAGTAGATGATGCAGAAAACATTCGTGTCAGGGATCCAGGTGACGGCCTAGTAACTGATAAGGAAAGTGTCCCTGAGTCTAGGGAATCCGAAAACGAGAGCAGTTCTGCCGCTCTAGCCACAGCAAAAGCGTCTAAGCAATTACAGTGCACCGTAGGTGTGGAAATGTCACCCAGACTTTTAGCAGGCGAGGAGGGTGGTGTCAGTCTCGCTTCCGAGCAAACAAAGTCCTTGTCCAGTTTCACATTGGTTGAAGATTTGGGTCAGGGCGCACAGAATCTGGTGAGAGACAGGCCCGAGACCGGACAAGATGTCTGTCCTGAAGCTGGGGGGCCCCTGCTTGAGTTTGGACCGCCCACCAGCTGTCCATTGTCCAGTCCCTCCATTCTCCCACCACTGATCTTTCCTGCTGCAGACATTGACCGGATTCTCCGGGCCGGCTTCACTTTGCAGGAGGCACTTGGGGCTTTGCATCGAGTTGGTGGAAATGCAGACCTTGCACTTCTTGTTTTGCTAGCGAAGAACATTGTAGTTCCTACGTAA
- the LOC115298270 gene encoding regulatory solute carrier protein family 1 member 1 isoform X3, whose protein sequence is MSSLPTSDGLSRPAPSPGRSPEVGNPTSLARSVSAPACPLKPSDPDRIGPEALKALKASAEFQVTSEKREHLPPQDLSDSASSADSAPASRAPATPLLNSPEEAVAAENMEKSAEGSTQGLRSPPHTGQQASLSVTAAGVQEPLGAPGEKGWHPESQSPSEGNGPPQHREPGSERHEVVQQDAPRDRERGHCCDTDDSELPGEGQQNQPTSVDLEAPVKEDGLQENVDLPGTEEDPLPAGRLGRSPSETLMEVDTVEESPGAVLNSVDGQNAGVKSIGAADLTLDNPLMEVETSKCNPSSEILNNSICTQHSPLPDTNVEMSGTNKEDGGCSPPVSLCGSCQPSVGSAEEPCSSLTAALKELHELLVISSKPASENTSREALCQSEMVTEGQPGIKELSERWTQSERVPTTQRDAHLQVSFRQTVSVSVRAAALTDTSNGAGVDDAENIRVRDPGDGLVTDKESVPESRESENESSSAALATAKASKQLQCTVGVEMSPRLLAGEEGGVSLASEQTKSLSSFTLVEDLGQGAQNLVRDRPETGQDVCPEAGGPLLEFGPPTSCPLSSPSILPPLIFPAADIDRILRAGFTLQEALGALHRVGGNADLALLVLLAKNIVVPT, encoded by the coding sequence ATGTCATCCTTACCAACGTCAGACGGACTCAGCCGTCCAGCCCCTTCTCCGGGACGGAGCCCCGAGGTCGGTAATCCTACGAGTCTTGCTCGCTCCGTCTCCGCTCCAGCCTGCCCTCTCAAGCCCAGTGACCCTGACCGCATCGGACCTGAAGCTCTAAAAGCTTTGAAGGCTTCCGCTGAATTCCAGGTAACCtctgaaaagagagaacatcTTCCTCCGCAGGATCTTTCTGATAGTGCTTCTTCAGCAGACAGCGCTCCGGCGAGCCGTGCTCCAGCCACGCCTCTGCTGAACTCACCCGAAGAAGCCGTTGCTGCGGAGAATATGGAGAAATCTGCTGAAGGAAGCACCCAGGGCCTCAGATCTCCTCCCCACACAGGACAGCAAGCTAGTTTGTCTGTCACGGCTGCCGGTGTGCAGGAACCACTGGGGGCTCCAGGTGAGAAGGGTTGGCATCCGGAAAGTCAGAGCCCAAGTGAAGGGAACGGCCCTCCACAGCACCGAGAACCAGGGAGTGAGCGGCACGAGGTTGTACAGCAGGATGCTCCGCGTGACCGAGAGCGGGGACACTGCTGTGACACAGACGACTCTGAACTTCCTGGGGAAGGGCAACAGAATCAACCAACAAGTGTTGACTTGGAAGCTCCAGTGAAAGAAGACGGGCTGCAGGAGAATGTGGACCTTCCAGGCACAGAGGAAGATCCTCTCCCTGCAGGACGCTTGGGCCGCTCACCCTCAGAAACACTTATGGAAGTAGATACAGTTGAAGAGTCCCCAGGTGCCGTGCTTAACTCAGTGGATGGTCAGAATGCCGGTGTCAAGAGCATCGGTGCAGCTGATCTCACCTTAGATAATCCCCTGATGGAAGTAGAAACATCAAAATGTAACCCTTCATCTGAAATTTTGAACAATTCGATCTGCACTCAGCATTCACCGCTCCCGGACACTAACGTTGAAATGTCTGGAACAAATAAAGAAGATGGGGGTTGCTCCCCGCCTGTCAGTCTCTGTGGCAGTTGTCAGCCCTCCGTGGGGTCAGCAGAGGAGCCGTGCTCTTCTCTAACAGCAGCCTTGAAGGAACTCCACGAACTCTTGGTTATTAGTAGTAAACCAGCTTCAGAAAATACTTCCAGGGAAGCTCTCTGTCAATCAGAAATGGTAACCGAGGGCCAACCAGGCATTAAGGAACTCTCTGAGAGGTGGACCCAAAGTGAGCGTGTTCCGACCACCCAGCGTGACGCGCACCTGCAGGTCTCCTTTCGTCAGACCGTATCTGTATCGGTGAGGGCAGCAGCGTTAACAGACACTTCAAATGGTGCTGGAGTAGATGATGCAGAAAACATTCGTGTCAGGGATCCAGGTGACGGCCTAGTAACTGATAAGGAAAGTGTCCCTGAGTCTAGGGAATCCGAAAACGAGAGCAGTTCTGCCGCTCTAGCCACAGCAAAAGCGTCTAAGCAATTACAGTGCACCGTAGGTGTGGAAATGTCACCCAGACTTTTAGCAGGCGAGGAGGGTGGTGTCAGTCTCGCTTCCGAGCAAACAAAGTCCTTGTCCAGTTTCACATTGGTTGAAGATTTGGGTCAGGGCGCACAGAATCTGGTGAGAGACAGGCCCGAGACCGGACAAGATGTCTGTCCTGAAGCTGGGGGGCCCCTGCTTGAGTTTGGACCGCCCACCAGCTGTCCATTGTCCAGTCCCTCCATTCTCCCACCACTGATCTTTCCTGCTGCAGACATTGACCGGATTCTCCGGGCCGGCTTCACTTTGCAGGAGGCACTTGGGGCTTTGCATCGAGTTGGTGGAAATGCAGACCTTGCACTTCTTGTTTTGCTAGCGAAGAACATTGTAGTTCCTACGTAA